A window of Lonchura striata isolate bLonStr1 chromosome 2, bLonStr1.mat, whole genome shotgun sequence genomic DNA:
TAGCCCCTGTACAATATTTGTACAAAATGAACAGATTTGTGGATTTAAAAAATTGACCTAGTGCTCATGAAGAACTCCAAGCAATCTGTTCATAAAGGAACCTTAAAGGAACCACAGTCCATTCTTGGAGAAGGTTGTGAAGATTTccacaggaaatatttcttccatTTACCCTTGTCTGTTTTTGAAGCTTCTTTATTACTGCACAGCTGGACCAATCCAGCAGACCACTGAAATATGTAGAAGTTTTATCTAAGGAAAAATGAAGTCTTAGCCTCAGACACCAGGGACAAGACTAACAACCAAAGTCTCATTAATATTCAAATTCAAAGTCATTGAGTGGTGCTTGGTTCCTCTCATTAAGGATCTTTCAGATAATGTGCAGACAAGAAATTGATCCTTTGCATTGAATTGATTAATTTGTAGTGTTTTCTACTGCACATGACTAAAATTAGAATtgtctccttttatttttaatgaaacaaagGACTTCACAATGACTTTATATCTCAGACACTACTGGAAGGATGAGAGACTCTCATTCCGtagcaacaaaaacaaaagtatgACTTTCGATGGACGGCTGATAAAAAAGATCTGGGTACCTGATGTCTTTTTTGTGCACTCCAAAAGATCTTTCATCCATGATACAACCGTGGAAAACATCATGCTCCGAGTGTACCCTGATGGCAACGTCCTCTTCAGTCTGAGGTGAGGAAATACCCTTCCCTAAGAAAATCCATGACTGCAATTGTCATGTATTGGCTGTAATTGAAATGGCTGGAAATACTTGCAGGTAAGAGTCTCATACTGGGCTGCCATTAATCCTCTGGCAGCACATAATGGGAAACTGGTGTGCCAGTGGGAAAATAAATCGAGgcttgaaaatgtattttttctatCATTCAGATATTGTTTCCTGTCAAGGGAGTTATCAAGTGTTAGTTCCTTGCCTTGCTCTAGTAGTATTGCTACTGAGTACAGTAAAGCCCAAAATtattaacaaagaaaaaaccatGGTCttagttgttttatttttttttttcatgagtcTTTTGAAACTGTCTCAGCTATTTTCACCCTGGCTTACCAGTTAACATGCCAGTAATACAAACTGGGGCTCTAGATAGACACAGAGAGCAAATTTTTGGTGCTGATACCACCAGTGTTGTGGGACTAAAAGGAACTGGAGCGTGAAACAGCAATTCCAGAACTGGAATAGCAAGGTCGTTAATGTGTCTCCCTTTCCTATATATGTTATTGCTTTGCTTGATGAAGGAGATTTGGATGATGTGGCAGAAGTAGTTTTAATGGAGCAATTTTTCCCCTAGGGTAAGGAACCTGAGGCCTGTGCATTGCAGAAATTCAGTTTGGTACTAATTAACTCTGAGCACAGAAGTGATATTTCATCCAGTCTGGACAGTCTGAAGATTTATGGAAGCATTTGAGATTGTGGCTGTGTAATAATTGTTGCAACAATTAATGAATTTATCTCCTCTGTCATGAGGATGTGCAGAAATTCTCACAACAACAACTGTGCACCACTTTAAAGTAGTGTATGTTCAAGAGTCACACTGACAGTAAGAAACAATGAGGTGAAGTGTGCTTTTTATTGTTGTATTAATTTCCATAATTCTTGAGAAGGAGGGATCAGAGGAACTAAACCCCTCCACTAAGATTTATATCAGTGATTCTCcaagagagaagcaggaaatATTCCTTAGATGTGCCTTAAAACACCTTGTTTTTGTATTTCCAGTTTTACATGTAGTAAGTAAATTATATTCTAAATATTTACATGTATTTGGAATATAATCTGCATATTTCACAGTTTTTCTTCAGTGCCTGACATCCAGGATTTAAATGAAGCAAAGTGAAACCAAAATCCACATCTGTTgctaaaatagtctttcttttctttttgttctcctGGTCCTTTAGTCAATAGCTGAAGCCTGGAAACAACATCCATAGCTGGAAGTCCTATGCATATCCCACTCTTAGGATCTCATTTCAAGCCACTAAAGTCTTATATTTGTAAAAGTTCAGCTACAGTGGGGTTACTGAGCACAGGTTTTCAAAGGGCACTTGTATAACCCTCACTAAAATTCCTGTAGGATTCCATTTgggcaaaactgaaaaattgaACTAATGAACATCAAATGGCATGCAAGCTGtgacaggaaaggaaaatttggCAATATTTACCATATTCAAATTGCTGGCCCTAGaaagttctattttttttttttttgttatttattaaatacaaaGGGATATTTGTCCTCTAAACATTTGTGAAATAGCAGGTGGAATGTCAAACAGGCTTTGCCTAGATTTTCTTAAGCTTTTTGCAATATAAAGCATTTCATTTAAGAGGAGAGTAAGCTTCCAGAAATTGAAATCTCTTTTTACAATTAAATATTATAAtcattccagctgggaaaacTACACTTGGAATACTATTTTCTCTAATCTGTAATATTATCTACTTCAGTCTATGAGAAATCAAGAAATGTGAACTCCCTTTCTTAATCTTTGTAAGTGTAAACTTTCAAACTAAAATGTGTGAAAGACTAATGAAGGATCAGGCCAAATATAGAGTTTAAAAATCAAAGGTAATGTATTTAATAATAAAGACTAtttatgttttggggtttttttttttaatatgatcTCTCACCGATTTAACTTTATTTCACCACCTTGAAGCTATTTTAGAAGCTTCTAAAAGGGCAGAAAGCCTCAATCAAAGGGTTCTAAACAGCAGATTGGTACTAAGATGTGTACACAGCTGAGAAAGTgtgaaattttttattttatttctgcttttctcttcttttctgcagAATAACTGTTTCTGCTATGTGCTTCATGGATTTCAGTAGGTTTCCTCTGGACACACAGAACTGTTCTTTAGAACTGGAAAGCTGTAAGTTTAATTCCTAATTGTTCTTCACATGTGCATTCTTACCAGCACTTCATGATGTGCATAATACCTCTTCCACTTACTTTGATGTGTGACCTGAACCCTTCAGCATGTACATATTGAACTATAGGCAATTTGGGATCTTTCCAGACCTCAGTGAGCTTTGGGAAGATGGAAAAACTATGATGCACCCTGCTTTATTCCCACTGGGTATTTATTCCAAGGCCTAAATCTAAAAATCTGTCAAAAAGCACAAGGGTTTTTaatctgagagaaaaaaaaaaaaaagtgtagattaaaaataaaataaaatgtcaatATTTAACTtgttggaaaaatgaaaatgtgtgcTTGTGTTACTGTGaaacatctcctttttcacccCTGCCTCAGTTGTAAGCTGCTGGCAGGGCACAAGGCTGGGCTGCACTTGAACAAGATGGAACATGGTCTTTGCCAACTTCTTCCATACCAGCTGACAAATTGGTGTGAAAAAATGTCTCTTTGGGCCTCTCCTAGATTGGTTGAGTGGTCCTCTCTCCCtaagaaaggaaagaggaagagatATTAACTTTAGTAACTTTACAACTTCAGTTTCTGCTCTCTCACAGATGCATACAATGAAGATGATCTGATGTTGTACTGGAAACATGGCAACAAATCCTTGAGCACAGATGAGCACATCTCCCTCTCCCAGTTCTTCATTGAGGAATTCAGTGCTTCCAGTGGACTTGCATTTTACAGCAGTACTGGTACAGTAAGCCCCTCTCCTCCAAAGAGAGAAGCACAGGACAAAATAATGTAGAATGTCTTTCAAATTCTTTGCTAATAAATGACAGTGGCTGCTGAGAGATCAGTTAAAATAAGGTCTTGTCAGTCTGGGGACTTGGTTCTCTTTGCATTACCAatataaaactttattttaggggaaaaaaggccATAATAATACTTGTGACTTCGTATCTGTcattaggaacctggaaaaAATGCACAACCACCAAAAATGTGCTGTTATGAGCTCTTGCAAAATCATGGTGCTTCTCTGAAAGTCATTGGAGTATTGATATTACAGGAATCTTTATGTCCTGGCTATACAGAAAAAGCTTGAAAATGGAAATCCTAAAAGGTCAGATACTAGAAAGCAAACAAGAGGAATTCCAGTGTGCTAGAATATCTTCAGTTTTGAAGCTGTGTAACATCACTAAAAGTCTGCTAACTGGAGGATTTTCAAATGAGGCTATTTCTTACCTGTTCAGGTCTAATTCATGATTTgcttaattttccttgtttatacataaagctgcaggaaaaaaatccctttatgTCAGTGCAACATAGTTTAAATTCAGGTTGATCTTCCCCAGACAGGTTTTTATTTCTCCCTGTATATCTTGCTCTATACTTTCTGGCAAACTGCACAAGGCTTTAGGAGTTCATTGCAGTCTTGATTTCATGGAGGGTGgactttattttccttgtaTTCTACATAAAATGATAAATTTTGAAACACTTCTCTATGTAAGTAGTCTAACCATGGGTTTTTAACCAAAGGAAACAGCACTATTGCAATTGTACTTTACAGTCTGAgtaaattaatttcagtttgGTTATTGTCCTTTATATCAAAACAGATTAATAAGAGAGAAATTACTCCATTTATTATGGTGAAGTGCACGACTCTTTGGAAAAAAGCATTTAAGGAAAGCAGCAGACAGATTTATTTGGTGTATTTTATTTAcaggttattttctttttgctttcaaaagaCGGCCATTCAGATTTGTGGTGGCTACTACTGAATGCAGGAATCCCAGTTTAAATTATGATGCAGACTAGAGCAGTGAGGAATTCACAGCTTGATAAGATTCTTCACCCTTATCTCCTGCTCCTGTATAAACTAAGAACAGAGCTCCATCTTTTACCCTGCTATAACTGTGCCTTCCTGAGAGCTACATTAAATTTGTCCTTGTTGCCAGAAGGAGACTGGGATATTTTCCACCAGACTGGTTCCAGGGACTCATCTGGCTTCTTTCTGCCTTGCTATTCTCATCAAAAAACACTCGAGGCAAGAAAATAGAGCCTTGTGCACAGCAGGGCACCCTCACAGTGCCCCTGCACCCAGGGCTTTGCAGCACTCTCACAGCATCTTTGACTTTGCAGAGTGTAACTTTACACTTAACATGCAGAGGTTCTGAGGTGAGCTTATTCAGCAGCATAAGGGTGAaagcaaagactttttttctaaGTCCCAGGGACCACTGGGAAGTACCTAAATAATGCTTGTAGCATATCTGGTAATCAGAATGTTGTCCTTTGTGGGCTTATGCTTGGCtttgaggttttgttttgttcaggaGGTTccactttttcttgttttcttgtttcttgtTGGAAGAAAATTTACCCTCCAAGTAAATGATAGTGGAGAACAAACAGCATCACTCTAATGAGAGTCATCATTCCCACAAAGCATTTCAGGTTCTGCATGTCCTTTCCTGTGAAGCTCAGTGAACACCTGTGATATTTAGGTTTTGGAGTTCCCAGACCTCCAGAGGAGCAACAATTTTAATCTATTTTAGAGACAATAatcttttaaagcaaaaaaaaaatcttcttcaCAACTGAAAACACAATAGAACATTTAATATTATTTGAGGTTCATTTTGATATGTCCTTCTCTATAGAGTCACTCATTGTGATGGCAGtactgctccagcacaggctcaTGAATGCCTCTGTCTGTCCTGGACAGGCAGATGCTGTGCAGCCATCCACTTCTGCCTTTTTACCTCCCTGAAACCTGTTTTCCCTGCTGTGGCAGAGGGTACAGCACGaatgcagtgctgcagaggcagagcatGCCCCAAAATTCACTAGATGGCACCCTGTCCTCTAAAGTGAGTACTGGGCCGGCAAGCAGGTGgctcccacaaaaaaaaaaaaaaaaaaccaaccaaccaaacaaacaaaaacccaaaaaaacgaaaaaaaaaaaaacaaccccaagtTGGAAGGAAGGGCTGCTTCTTATCAGGTAATTTAGGGAATGCAGAGTGTTGGCATCACTGGACAATTTTATCCTGTCTGTATTCTCCTGGCAGTTTCACTACAAgtctgtttgattttttttcaattttccaaCCTCAGTTATAACAGAGTATTTTAGATATGCTCCCATAAACAAGGGAGGATGGACAGTTTGTAAAGCACCGTGTAAAACTAAGATGCTGGCAAGATTTCTGAGGCATTTACTGCTCCTGCTATGGATATACCACTCGTGTCAGAAGGAGGGGCCAGCAAACAGAGCTCACAAGTAACACAGCTCTCTTCTCTTCTCCCCCACCTGttcctctcccttttttcccccaatagGTTGGTACAACAGACTTTTTATCAACTTTGCACTCCGcagacatattttcttttttgtgctgCAATCCTATTTCCCAGCCATGCTGATGGTGATGCTGTCTTGGGTTTCCTTTTGGATTGACAGAAGAGCTGTTCCTGCCAGGGTGTCATTAGGTAAATCTTTGCTGTATATTCTTTGGGAAGGATAGAATCAAGAGGGAAGGGTTTGCAGTTAACGTTAGCTTATTTACACAGGACATGAGCAAAAATAATTGCCTGAACAACACTGTTATTGCCTCTGTTGTCATTACCTACATTTGGAAAGGGGATGTTTGTTCAGACTGGCTTTGCTATTTTTGGAAACAGCTCGCACACcacaaaagcaaaaaaggaTGATTCTGCAGATTTCCTGATAGAATTTTACTTAATTGCAAAGCCTTGGTTAtcctttcctcttcccagcAAAGTCACAGGCAGTCAGATCCCTCTCCAAATCCATGGATCATTAGGTGTAGCCCAATCTATGgaaaagctctgcagctcctctttTTCTCAAGAAACATTCATTATCTTCCTACCAACTTGGAAACAGTTGTCTGTGTGCCAAGGCCTTTCACTGTGGGACACcttagaaatgttttctttggtGTCTTAGCTGTGCAAGGCACACAGTCATCTGTGAAAGCCAAAAAGTAAATTCTGAGCACCTCAGCTCAGGAGAAGAGGACCTATTACAGTGTTTTTtatagaagttttttttttttttttcttctcactggTGAATCAGTGGATGGCACTCCAAGGCTGTCTTTGTTGTGAATATAATGCTGATGGCCTTGAGTGACCATAAAGCACCTGAGTCCTGCAACTGTCAGCCTAAAATAAAGAAGCtcctgttattttattttactgatgCTGATCCCAGAAGCTAACTGTATGTTGCCATATTTCTTAGATAAGAGAAAAAGCCCTGATTTTTCTCTGTAACTATATCAATCTAGAAAAAATAGGATGGTAGCCACTCAGGTCCCTTTCTATTGGCACAGTCTAAAGCTATTAATACATGAGATATAAATCTCTTTGTTAATCTGTAAACAAATTATGGTACCTCCTACCTACTTTTATTAATCTATGCATTCCTTTTATTTAGAAGAAATTTAACTTCATCTTTAAAAAGAACTTTTTAATTCTCAGTAGGCAATTTTTAATGTTGTCAAGATGGTTTTGCTGATCATGTTCTTTATATATGGATTTCTGCAGAAGGTTATGCATCAGGAGTTCCATGAATAAAGCACATTTCATTAGCATAATCATACATAATTTATAGGAAAACCTTAACAACAAAGTTTATTAGCCTAGCTCCTTGGCCTAGAGTATATGTACATTAAGTAAATTGATTTCCTCTTATATGGTGCATTTCAAGCTCCATCCTTCAAACTAAAGAAGCTGCAGAGAGGTAGAGGGAAAATTGTTGTATATTCCAGTGAACTTGAACTGGTGTAGAACTGGAGAAGGGCTGCAGCTGACAGTGCTGTCTCACAGATGTCAAGATGTTTTCACTTCCAGAGTTACAttgatttctttaaaagcaGAGCCTGAGTTGGgtgttggtatttttttttttttcctgagctggAGCAAACCAAAATGAGATTAATAGCTGATGTAAGAGCAGAGATTGAAAAGATGAGGGTGAAATTTTGGTCACACTGAGGCAAACGATAATTTTTTCTTAGTTTCAGTGGCTGTAGCATTTTTATGCTAGATTGTTTTTAGAGAGCTGTGGAGTTATGACAGGGACATAGAGGCTGATATTTGTTCTCAAGAAGTACAATTTgagaaaaggctgggagagaaaATGGTGATTCTTCAGTGATTTTCCTGGACAAGAAAATACACagtggcagccctggctctgggaaGTGAAGAATGACCACAGATTTCACCTGTGTGTGGTAGTGCCCAAAGCTGTCACAGAAATGTGTTCCTTATGCTGCTCAATGACCATTCTGAGCAGAGAAATGATTTAGTGCTCTCAGTATTGTGTGTGATGGGTCCTTCATGGTTCACTCCACTTCTCAGAGCCTGTGTGAGGGAGTTAAAGGGGGTGTCAATCACATGCCCTTCACAAAGCTCTGCTGTCCAAGCAGTGGTGATGAGCTAAACAGAACCAGCTGGCCAGAACTGTgataatctctttttttctctctggcaGGTATAACTACAGTGCTGACAATGTCCACCATCATGACAGGAGTAAGTGCCTCAATGCCTCAAGTGTCTTACataaaggctgtggatgtgtatTTATGGATCAGCTTCCTTTTTGTCTTCCTGTCAGTCATCGAGTATGCAGCAGTGAACTATCTCACCACAattgaagagagaaaacaacTCAAAAAAAGGGGCAAGGTACAACCCTCTGTGTCTTGTTGCTTTATGAAAGCATCATGCAAGCCACAGAGTAGTCCTGATATACCACTGTGATAACAGAATAGTAACAATCTCTGTCTCCACTCTGtatctcactttttttttttcacctgggTGAAGAGAGACAAAGTGTCCTCCTCTCTGAGATCCTGAAAGATCTGcgctttctctcctttttcttgtGGCAGAGGTTAgggatattttttcccccttttttcccctcagaggAATATAACTTTCCTTCTATTTTCCAATACCTGTCAATCAAAGTATTTCTCCTGTCTCTGAAATAGACCTCAGCATGCCCTCATATGATATTCCTCCCTgcttcctgtttctttttttgtcccAAGACCAGATGAATGACAAGGTCGTTTTTAGACAAGTGTACCTGAAGCAGAAATAGTCACAAGTTAAACATCTGCTTTCTGTGAAACTCTCACTTAAAACCTTTGCTTGAAGAATGTCCCCTCTTTAAACTCATTTGCTGGAATATCATAAGGGAAAGAGCACAGAAGGAATGCATATGTTGCTCACATGATTGGATAATCCCATCAAAAACTTACTCCCAGGAATGTTTGAAGTAATTTCCCACAACTCCATCAACACAGACCTACAGGAGAGAGTTAGATTCTTCTATTTCAGCAGCTGATGCACGAATtgccagccagcagctggcaaTAATCAGGCAGACAAGTGTGTTTGATGACATTTGATGACATTTCCTTGCTCATGTCCCACTCAAGGGgcaggccccacagagagcaATACTGTTCTCCACATGCTCTCCACAGAGAGAACAACGCTGAGGGGAAAGCTTTCTTTATCtttgttttattcatttatGATTTGCCACAATGGCTCCTGCCAGACACACAGTAACTCTCCTTTGTTGCCAGGCTTCAGGAATGTACAGCATGGATGCAGTGCAAGCGATGGCTTTCGACGGCTGCTACCATGACACGGATGAGGACATGGACCTGAGTCCCTTCCCAGAGCCCTGTGAGGAGAATGAGACCAGGGCAAGTCAAACCAACATCTCCAATGCTGACACACCCCGCTTGAAGAggaagagatctctgaaggGAAACGTGGGCAGAATTATTTTACAGAACAATCACGTTATTGACACGTATTCCAGGATTATATTTCCAAGTGTATATATTGTGTTCAACTTTTTTTACTGGGGTTTGTACATATGAACAAAAATTATTAGGAGCTAGACTTTATTTTGTTTATGAGGGTTGCATCGTACTTCAAAAATAATGCAACAACAGTAGAAGAAAAGGTTACAATTTTCCAAAAGAGACTTCTGCATCAAACCTGAGCTGGTTTGGTTAGCAGCAAAACTCTTCATGAAGAATTCTCACGTCTGGGTTCTTTTCCAACTGGACTATGCAGAGCTTCACCGGGGTGATCCCATGCACAGGCTCCactgcagtggcacaggagctgtgtgctCACTAAGGGAGCCCTTTGTCACCCCCTATTTTGGTTGGCAGTTGGCACCAACCGCTTTGGGATACCTTTGGGATAGCTCCTGTCCTTGTCTCACTTCCTGCATTCCAATTTTCCTGGGCAACCCCTGTGCACCTCAGCGGCCTCTGCCCTTGGATGGGAACCAGGGGAAAAATTATGGCTTAGCAGTACAGTAGGGACCAGCAGGAGGCCAGGCTGATGGGGCTTTGTAGACTGTACATCAGCAACGCTTCAAGAAAACCCATCACCCTTGTCAGCTGTCCATGACTCTCCATGCTTTGAAGAATCTGGCTCACCAGTCCCTGAGGCAGCACAGGGACAACGTTCCAGACCTTGGGCACTTGCAGCCGCTTCCTAGGTGGATGAGCAGCACCTCCGGCATGAGCTGTGTCCTTCATGAGTTCACCTCTGCCTCACCTCTACCTGCTGTAATGCCCTGCTTCTTGCAGAACTCTTTGGCTTAGAAACACAGGCTTTGAGACAGACATTTTAGACAACTTTGTCAAGAGAACAAACCAACCACGCCTTTGGttcttctgctttctgttgCATGTTAACTTGGGGGTTTGCCTCCCTCCTTCTTGCTTTGGCTTTTGAGATTGAATGTTCCAGTGAGGAGAAGCTGCATCTGCCCCTTGCAGCAGTGATCCCCAGCATAGTTccaggaaataaaatgaaacagctGTGCCAAAACAGAAACACATACAGGAAACCTGTCTGTCTCAGATGAATCCTGTGTGGAAATATCCTTAGGTTCAGGCTAAGGAGGCTGAATTAAGGATAAATTAGGGATAAACACAGAAAGTTTTCACAGCTCCAGAAAAGAATCAGGATTACTTTTGTAACTTTCCCAAGAAAGGAGTGTTTTCCACTAAATTCCTTGGGTTTGTCTGTCATTTAATGAGCTGAGTTTATATTTACAAAGATCAAAATTATCATTTTGAAGTTCAAAATGATCATTTGGTGACAAAAAGTGTCACAAGGTAAATGCTTGGTCAAGTTGATTAGTCAAGGAAGTGGGAATAAATTTGGAAGCCTAAGTCACTCTCTGGTttctttatttactttattttatttacttacttttttttttcttgttcagtTTACTTATTTTCTTGCTCCCATCTTGTTTGTTCAGAGCATGATGACATCTCTTAACTTTTTCAAAGAGCTGCATTTGTCAAGCTCCCAGATCCAGAGCTGGAGGAGTGGTGACATGGTGCCTGCTGAGTGACTGAAATCTCACGGAGTGAGCGGGACAGATCGCTGCCAAACAAATGTATCAGAGCTGAGACAGCTTTGATACTTTTCCAGGAAATCCTGTCATGGAAAGCAGAACCATACCAGGAATGACAATGCTGGGAACGCAAAGCCAAAGGATACACAGGCTTTGGCAAGAGTAACATCACAGCAGACCTCAAGCTGAGCAGATGTATAGTGTAGCTGTATATAAAAATACACCATCACAGCCTTGCTCCTGCGCTGCCATTATGAGGCATCCTGCACAGATGTTCCAGATTGCCTGAGAAGATCCCATCTAGTTGCTCCAGATGTGTAATGTGTCTTCTAAAGTTTTCACATGAAC
This region includes:
- the GABRR3 gene encoding gamma-aminobutyric acid receptor subunit rho-3; amino-acid sequence: MVLVMKLLFLTCLWPTAVLHSSHSQHHRLHRRQQMSFSRKHNSKREIKMRKLDSTKVRPLKSEQLLHIEDHDFALRPGFGGSPIPVGIDVQVESIDSISEVDMDFTMTLYLRHYWKDERLSFRSNKNKSMTFDGRLIKKIWVPDVFFVHSKRSFIHDTTVENIMLRVYPDGNVLFSLRITVSAMCFMDFSRFPLDTQNCSLELESYAYNEDDLMLYWKHGNKSLSTDEHISLSQFFIEEFSASSGLAFYSSTGWYNRLFINFALRRHIFFFVLQSYFPAMLMVMLSWVSFWIDRRAVPARVSLGITTVLTMSTIMTGVSASMPQVSYIKAVDVYLWISFLFVFLSVIEYAAVNYLTTIEERKQLKKRGKASGMYSMDAVQAMAFDGCYHDTDEDMDLSPFPEPCEENETRASQTNISNADTPRLKRKRSLKGNVGRIILQNNHVIDTYSRIIFPSVYIVFNFFYWGLYI